In Aethina tumida isolate Nest 87 chromosome 2, icAetTumi1.1, whole genome shotgun sequence, the DNA window tgcaGATttccaatataataataccttAAGATCTACAGAAGTTTTTTAGATCCACACTACAAAACAACCCTTAACTTCACTACATTCTATACACCTGCAACAACACAAATATACactgcatattttatttaattttaattgaaaatttgcatttatttgCTTGCTTTCTCTCCAactatgtttatatttaatttacatggtaaaaattgttacatatccatttcaaatttcaaaggtAACCGGTAAACAATCTCTATGATCCTGCTTCATGCTTTTGCGAACTGTTGTGCATGTATAGATttgaactttaattatttatctacgTATTTATTACCATTTTCTTCCTTCAATAAGACCGGTTTTGTTTATCAAGATATGTCTACTATCGAAACGAGTACCAACAACAACAagtataattgtatatagtcAAGTGAGACATTTTATACAAAGTTGTGTAGttgatgattttttaaggttattGTCGCCACATGTTTATTAGTAGTAGatgcaacattttttttctaatatatcaacattaaaaatcacaaaacaCTCGCTCATAACAGACAGTACCAATAAACTTGTGTTTCAAACGCCTTATCAAAAgtcattagaaaaaaatcacATCAAATCAAATAGTGCCGTACCGGTCGAGACCCGTTAATCATGGCACACGAGTGACCAACAAATCAAAACTCGAAATCACCAAAATCGCTGATCTGGGTACTTGTTAGTGCGGACGTTTGTTCCAGGAGGTGCGTTTCAAAGTGCACGATCCTAAGGCGCACAGCAAGGGCGGCACTCTCGAAAGCACCGTAAACGGCGGCAGAGGCGGCGGGGGCGGCGGTCCGCCCGACGAGGAGGCGCCCGCCCCCGTGCCGCAGCACATCATCCACCCCAACAAAGACATCAATAAGTTGTACGGAGTCACGCCCTCCGACATCGATAAGTACTCGCGGATCGTGTTTCCCGTGTGCTTCGTATGCTTCAACCTGATGTACtggattatttatttgcaCATCTCCGACGTGGTGGCGGACGATCTAGTGCTGTTGGAGGAGGACAAGTAGATTGGTGCGGTTGCGCCAACAATTCACAAAAACCATCCGATGGCGGTCGCGTTCAACTGtgttttttcttattcaaTCAAAGTTATCGCACGTGGTACCGAGATAACTGGAACGCATCTGCAGCTATCCTTAGGATGTTATGACAATAAGTTACACAACAACGACTAAATTAATTCGATAATAGGCGCTTTTGGGTGGAAGGATCAACCAAATTATACCGAAGATTAATATAACAACTTGGTACTTCCCCCAATTATCACCATTAATCCAATTTcttaaccaaaaataaacagaagTGTTTCAGTTATTATCATCAAGTCATCATCATTTAAAAGTGTCAATTCCAAATCAAAATATCGCGCACATCCTAACACAGTACCAACACGACCGTGATTGAACAAGGTTTCGACGTGATCGTAACGTCACTCAAGAACTGCCCGATCGCTATGCCCATATACATCTACTGGATCCGAGAGCGATTCTATTTGTATATAAGCAGCCCCACACGATTATGAAGCCATTTTCATCATCACCTTTTACTGCACTAAGTGAATACTAAACCCACTGAGTATCCCTTCAATTCGAACCGTGTGGGTCAAAGCCCAATCTTCTGTTAATTGTTATGCACTCGagagttttatttacattggaTCTAGTCACTGCTGGCAGTTTAAAATGGATCAATTGTTTCGTTTATCACGGTTCATCGATACGAAGATGACATTCCATGTACATAAGAACGTTCCTGTTTTATACTCCTCgcacgaaaaaaaaattatccataACAATGAGATGAACTCCTGCAACTTAGACTAGACAGCACGCACAATAAAACGGATAACCTGTAACCAAGGAAGCACTCAACTCTTAATTCAGCGATCCACGTTAAATAACAACGGCACTCCCGATCACGGAACCATCAGAAAGTGGTACTTGCACAGGCTGCCCTTTTCGGATACGTTTAGTTATAAATGAATGTCACTCTAAGAGACCCATTGCTAGTAACAACCGTTTTTCTAGTACCTCATTCAGCATCATAATGGTGGCTGATTCAAGATTCATGTACCTTATTTGTGGTACTCCACCTTGAAACAACCAGTATTAAATACTGAAGGAGTTTCAGAACTTGGGTCACCTCTTAAAAAATACCTCTAACTTGTGTGCCTTGGATATCTCTGAGTTCATACTGGAGACGAGCTACAATTATGACGAAACGTCAAACTGTTCTCGATACGAATTTGGCCTGTGCCAGTTACACGTTATGCGGCGTTGGTACCGGATGGGATGTCgaaatccaaaaaataaaaaaaaaataataaaaaaccgtCGAGAAATTTGCGGTGGAACGAAATTCtaaaatgtaacataattattatgtaattatatatacaacaaATTAGATAGGTACGCGCTCGTAGAACATAACAACTTGATGATAGCTCATCTGactgtaaatatatatacataaatatataattgatatatacatacaaatttagaaacacatacatatattaattagatagTCATCTTTCAAAACCTTGATGACATCTTGACACCGTTCGATGAATGTACCgtactatttatttacaattcaatAGATCAAAGATTGAGATGTGATAACAAATAAGTGAATTGATAGATAACGaatacttataaaaatatttagattgttTCTAATATTAAGCACTCCTaagaaaaagatttttatataaagtaataCTAGCGATgtattatatgataatttagACAGTTATGAACTTATAATACAGGTactcaaattaatttaggaAATTGGAAGTCTGAAACGCGATCAAAAATCTTGTGTAATATTTGGCGTAGTCGATGGGATTTTCACAGAAACATCTTCACACGTTTTTGACCATGAATCAGACCTTCCATTTATTTGAGGGGCTCGCCCCCATAAAATAGCATGTGAAATTAACGATGATATGCCCATATcacttgttaataataatttttcgagAAGGTACTTAGGACCAGCGTGTAATATAAGCATTGAATCTGTCATTTTAGTACTTCGTAGCATCACTTTGGACAGATCTCTAAATATAAGAAGCGGTAATTTTGTGATAATATTAGACACCGGTACATCCATCGAATATCTCTAAACTACTTTCTGAGCATCTTCAAAAAAGGTCAAACAACCAGATTCGCGGTTTTGAAAGACGATGGtcgttaaatataattataatgcgGGCACGAAATGCGCCAACCCCTTACCGAGCCccgtatttttcaaaatgactTTTTTGGACGCACTTAGAGGCCATCTGCACAACCGTGACATGTCTTCCTGAACGAGCATCCATCACAGCGTTTGTGTTGTCAATACAACTTCTAACATTAGGTCAATATATGCACGCGACAATGAGAGACTCCACACAAACGCGATTTCACTAGCAATGGCAAATTTTTTGATAGACCCTTGTGATAACTTTTATATGACGTTACTTTTTGGGGCTGGAAAGGCGTTGGTTTGTTTGTACCGGTCTGCAACCGTCGATGATGCCCCTGCACAGTCAAATGGCTCTGACGGTTGGAAACTTGTGCGGCCCTACCACCCTTACTCCTCAGTTTGTACTCCACACAGTCACGACAGTGTTTACTTGTAGCACACTGCACAGAGCAAGAGTCTGAAGTTACGGAGCAATATTCAACAGAAAACCTTCCTTCTtatgaaactaataaaatattataaaacaaaataacatttgagagtaatatttaatgcaCCCGCTTGTGTGGCACCACAATATGCAGTTGGTGATGAGATATTCCTTAAGGTGGTCGTTTTGTGGTGTTATACGGGCTAATGTTACGAATGAGTTTAGTGGCGGAGAGCTCGATGCACTACGGGTCTCCCATGGATCCATTGTGGAGGGCTCTGGTTCCACGGGATATCTACTAACGCATACGGAGCAACTATTGCTCACTattgaaatattctaaatgaTAAGAAAGAGTTGTATGTACTATATTTGAAGAACATTCCAATTATTTATCAACTACGTTTTGCGTAGATATATACTGTTTGgcgtttttatttgaataaaaaacaattaaaaagccCTTGTGTTTCATTTTTTGGTCGCTAAAGTCTTTGTTGCGTCTTTTCTTTGTATTTTCTTCTCTTGAGGCATGGTCATAATTCCTTTAGAGCCCAGCCGATGTTTCTGTTGTTTCTTGTAGATTAAGAAATTATCTAATAGTAAAAGGTAAGATACTATAacttcattagattcttttgtgTTCCAATAGCGTAGAATGTAAGTAAAATTGAAGCTCTAAGCATAGTTTAACAGTAAGAAAAGTATattcaaatgtaataaaactttgtatgttcttaatttgttattgataGTCAAAATTCTTTCTTCCCATTTGGAACTTAAACTGCCATAGTTACAAATTAGGTTGACTGTTAGAAGTTTGTTCGGTGTCTGAATTGTATTTACGAAATCTCATCCCCGTCCAGAAGGAGTCTAGATATGCCAGTCGGGTCCAGATTTGGGTACTTGTTAGTGCGGACGTTTGTTCCAGGAGGTGCGTTTCAAAGTGCACGATCCGAAGGCGCACAGTAAGGGAGGCACCCTCGAGAGCACCGTGAACGGCGGCCGCGGGGGTCCTGACGAGGAGGCCGCCGCCCCTATACCGCAGCACATCATCCACCCGAACAAAGATCTGAACAAGCTGTACGGTATCTCGTCGTCGGACATCGACAAGTATTCGCGTATCGTGTTTCCCGTATGCTTCGTTTGCTTCAATCTAATGTACTGGATCATCTATCTGCACATCTCTGACGTGGTGGCGGACGATCTGGTGCTCTTGGAGGAGGACAAGTAGGCAGTGCCACTGGTTGTAATGCACTTGAAACTTTCTCAGATCAAACCCCATAATAATTGTcacgtaaaattaatttgtcaacTGTTAGAAATTATCATGGTAACTCAGGACAACCCCATGGTCTGAGAAAGTTTAAAGAtacaattatgttaataaaggGACAGTGATGAAAGTGCAAAGACTAGCCAACGATGTAGACCTAGATCACTTAGATTTCACGAGGAGATGTGTACATAACCAAATAGGTATCTTCGTGCTAATTTGTCACCAAGATTTAAGAACAAAATAGCCACGGAAGTAATTATTCTATTCATTCAGGGGTTGCAAATTGAGATTACACCCTCTTTAACAGAGGTATGACTTCAATTCACAATCTATGCCTTCGATCTTAAAAACTCATGATAGTACTCAGCAAAATGCAAAGCATAGTAAAGCAGTAATTTGTAACATACCATGTGATACTCGAAGTTAATCTCattccttatttttattacttactgGGCAAACTTCAAGTCAATTAAATATCGATAATGACCACAAGTTGCTTGAAATTTCGAATCAAAATGTCGTTTCGAACAGGTTTAGATAAGATCAATCAAGTATCTTCCCTGTACATTTATAGTTATGTTggtgtttaaatgttttcgtACGTTATCTGTACCTGTTCGaggtaaaaaacatattaaatttatttgttgaatcattagatgtttaaatttgtactgTTATGTTGTAGTCAATGATAGTCTAGCGAacgttaaagtttattttcaaaagatAGTTTATATATCCAgaaaaaactgtaaatataTCGTCCCCATTTGTATAACAAGCACgatctttatatttaataaaacaaaaaaaacaaacacaaaaattcCATTTAGGGTAGCCAAATGCACTGAACCCATAAAAAATTCGGGAGTGGTATCAGTACACTGTCGACAcggattaaatttgattaaaaaaaaagaaatatttcctttttttgAAGGTCGAAACTAGTCAGAATTGGAAAATTTGGTCAGCCTGAAACTAAATCAGATTTTGCACATCAAATTATTCACTAGTACTACTACACTGCTGGACGCAacgcacattaaaaattttttaaaaattgtataaatagtattttaaaattaaaatcgttgTTGACTATTTTATTCGTAAAAACTAGCATAATCGCAATTTAAACTATTCAAAAATGAATTGATCGGGTCTCGTCGAGTGTCGTTAGGTCTCTTACGGGTTTCAGGACGACTGAACCATTCACGAAATGTTTCTCaagcattaatttttaaagtagacTCGTGATTAATTTCCACTGGCCCCGACTACGTTTCGATTTGTCAAGAGTGGCGCAAAAAGCCAAAacgaaattctaaaatataatataaataatatgtaataaaattatatatacaaagaATTTAGTTAGAACACGCGCTGTAGTAAATAAACTGATCATAGATCACTTGACTGTACATATACACTAGTCACACGTATATAAAATGAGGAATATACTCTTAAGTCAGACCAAGAATAgtacagcaaaattaaaatgatgttCATTGTCTACTACCACCGATTAGACCAAGCACTTAGACctatttattgtaaacaatAAACTGCCAAGTACCAGAAAAACCTTTGTGAAAACGTAAATTGCTTCGTAACGTTCGCAAAATAGCAAGTTTTATgtagttaaatatatacaagttTTAAACAACTAGTTTGACAATTTCTTGGAAGTTTATTGTCAGTTCAGAACTGGTGGTAGGCGATTTCATTGAGTAGCACTAttctacaaataaattcttttcttAACTGCACAGAGCAAAGTCTGAAATTGAAGCTATGTACACCACTTACCAGTCATACTTCCTTCTTATGATCTAACAATTTGGTTATCGCTACTTGTTTGCTAAAAATGCATCGCGTTCAATAAATATCGAAGTGCAACTCGGAATACAAACTGCAATTTATTGATGGTGTATCTTTCGCGATTAAGTAACACTGCACAGAATGGAAAGTGGATGGAAGCTTGCCGTGAAAAAAGGCAGTATGGGCGATGAAGCTTCAGATTTCTTGATATCGGCCAGAGATCGAGAACTCTGTCGCTTTTGTCGATTAATTGCTCAGTATTGAATATTCTAAATGATAAAGAGTTGTATgtactatatttaaaacattccatttatttatcaacTACGTTACGCGTAGATATATACTGTTTGgcgtttttatttgaataaaaaataaataatatttaatgttttatttcataatatctTCTTCGTACACAGGTAAAAACAGTAAGAAAATAtctcacaaaaaataattcgaattccaaactaaaattaattatataaaaataaaattaaattcagagTTCTAAGTTTGGAGTAAATCAACATATTCAGAATTagtgtacaaaattttagagGTATGTatctatttattacaataaaatacaaacaccAATACAATCTTACAAGTTATTTCACATCATACTTGTATTGTGTGACAATCACTTATGATAaactttcttcaaatattaaactcAACAACGggtatgataattaaaatttaataggagTACCTTCTTCCTTCTAATTAATGCATATCCAGAAAAAACTGTCCTCATTTGTATAACAAGCAcgatgtttatatttaataaaacaaaaaatacaaacacaaaaattCCATTTAGGCTAGCCAAATGCACAGAACCCATGCAAATAGAAGCACAAATACAATCTTaagttatttcataatatCACACTTGATCACTTATGATAGGAGTACCTTTTTCCTTCCAAATAATgcagaaaatatgaaaagcttaatagttttaaaaaaatattgtgtggTATAGAAAAGAGGGCCCGAAAAAGGGGAAACCCCCAGAAACTGTGATACTGTATCATTAcggaaaaaatgtattacatttatttgtgaGAATATcctattttaggataatacataccaaattcaaattaaaatgatttggcCAAAGGTTATGTAAatagtagaaaattaaattttatggactGTATTTCAGAAACAACTTTTGAGTAAAAACCTACTtagattttcttaattattgaaCGTTTTCTACCTTATTCCAAATTTTGACCTAATTTAGAGacactttgtatatttaatcctttatttctcaaattttaattgaaaattttgaaaataaaattaccacaaaatataaataacaaaatgtgaaaatctataaaaaatgtaaacaaaaatcagAAAGAAGAAGATGATCCTCACAACATAACCTAATTTATACTTCATAaccaaaaaaatcaatatacacAATGGACACTTCAGATTCATCAAAGGCCTTAATCGACAAAAAAACCCTTTACGCGGGCACAAAAGcggtagattttaaaaatgggaCCAAGGTAAACATCTAATGAACAATTTGAACGAATGtttcaagttaatttttaggtgcattttcattttgttacaAAACTGTGCGACCAAGACAAAACTGTTTTGGACGATTCGAGAAAACTCGGCGATGGCAAACCGATGGAATTGGTTTTGGGGAAAAAGTTCAAATTGGAAGTGTGGGAAgttattgtacaaaaaatggCATTAAACGAGGTTGCTCAATTTACAGTTGACAAAAGTGTTAGTATTATTCTAGAAATAGctgaaatgaaatataatttgttcaattttagttAGTTGTACAATATCCATTTGTGGCTAAAACTCTAAGAGATATACATAGACCTGAAGGTTGTAGAACTACTCATCATTGTGCAATGTCTTTACAAAATCAAGGGGTCGGATATGATGACTTGAATGCATTTTTAAGCaaaccatcaaatttagaattCACAATTGGTAATgcgcataaaaatttataatacctGATTTTCATACAAAAAATTCTAGAGTTGGTGAAAGTGGAGCAACCAGAGGATTATGAAAAAGAAACTTGGCAAATGGAAGTGCCAgaaagaattgaaaaaataccACAGCTAAAACAACAAGGAAATGAGGAGTACAGGAAGAAAAACTATGCAAAAGCTGCTGAAATGTATGCCACCGCCCTTAGTATTTTGGAACAGCTGATGTTAAAGTAAAATAGTGACTTaacctttaataattttaattaattattaatttttagtgaaaAACCACATGATGTTGAATGGGACAAATACAATCAACAGAAACttccaattttattgaattatgcacaatgtaaattaaatgaaggTGACTATTATTCAGTTATCACACATTGTACTGATGTTATAAAGTATGACAAaggtaatatatataattttatttattaaataaattaatgaatatcttTTAGATAATGTTAAAGCTTATTATCGAAGGGCAAAAGCCCATGTTGGTGCATGGAATGTGAAAGAAGCAAGAGAGGACTTTGAAACTGTGATAAGATTGGACCCCAAATTGGAAATGTTGGttcaaaaagaattaaatgaaCTGGAAGaacaagttaaaataaaagatgcTGAAGATAAGGAGAAACTGAAGAATATGTTTAcataattctatttaatttttatatttatttatgtctgtAAATCTGTTAtatgtacaaatatatatttttagttttataattcgttttaattttaaattcttttcaaattatattatctatTAGCCAAGCTATGTTGCCAGATAAATAAGAGATATTATTTACTAAGATTTGAGATTTTCATTTTGCTAcctcaataattaaatctaattttaaaattaaatggtcactttatgtagattaatttttacgtaattatgaattattatccataaaataaaacaagtaataaaaatttgacaacCCAGACGAACAAAAATTGACTTATACATTTAAGGTTATGTAAACGTCAAATTACAACAACAAAACtaaaacatgaaatttaaacGCGAACCAGTTTAAATACTCGCCTTTCTCATGTAACTTAATCTGTTAACTTTAACATAAAATGGCCAAGTGAGTTCGCATTAATAACGATCACCGacatttttacacaattttttcaatttccagAGAAGTTATTGTGATTTTCGTGTACGATACAGAGATATTACGAAACGAGGAAGATGATCCCGCTTCCGCAATTTTATACTTCCATCCCACTTGGGTGTCTGATCAACAAAGAACTGCTTTGTGTGGCCAAATCATTGGAACCACTCGATGCATCAAAAGTATATTTACTTCCCCACAAATTGTCTCATTGCAAAGTGGCAAATTTTATCTGATAGAAAATGGACGATATTTATTGGTATTTAACCggaaaacatgtttaattgtttgaaaattaatgtatgATTGTATTCAGGTGACTGGCACCGACAGAAACATATCAGACTGGTTATTGGAATACAGAGCCAAAACTTTGTAttccttaataaattttttccattatgaTTTTGCAAACTTAGCAGAAATTTACCCTAACAGGGAAAATATGTCAGCAAAATTGTACACCATGTTTGAAACTTATTTAAAGATGTTGATATTTGGTGGAAATATATTCTCACACATTCCTACTCTTCCATTGCCAAAGGTGAGAAACCAGTTTATTAtgacaatttaattcattaaaatttttagagtgCCAGCATTGTATTTATAGAAGCAATACACATTTTACAATGTTGTCAAGAACTCAACAATGTTCTTGGGGGCACAATGTTATACCACAACAAGTAAGTGTTGAATTAGTTTTCTTAACAAAatacaattgttttattttttaagggtTGTTGCAACTCAATTTAGTGCTGATCTAACAAAAAGAATTGTATTGACGGATCCATACAGGATTAAATGTCCTGCAGAGCCTGTGGAGGTGAATTTTGATTTGCCTTTAGGTGTCCAGCTCTTACAAGTATATGTTACAAGCAATGAATATCACAGTTTAATGGCTAAAAGCAGCAgtatttttcagtatttaagCAACaagaaaagtattaaaaaggtaatttattcatgctatataaataataatactatttacaattaaattttttttaatgacctgattaaaatgtaaatatatgtatctGTTGTTgcaatattaactttttaattgtgtCTTATCAGGAAAAgtgctaattaaataataaaattaaaataaataaataaaatattgtaaatataatttagtatttattattgacaaCTCTCAttcacacataaataaaaaatattctcttatTTAGTTAtgcattcaaattaattttaaaaaattcttttagttgtgtatatatgtataaacagtagaatgttattaaactttttcagAACTGCATTAAACAATCATCTCAAGATCAAGTTGTGTCCCAAATGAAGCGGGATCAGTCGTTGCTATTTACGATGGTCCCAGAAGAAGATACTGAGATTGCAAATGCGAATCCTGAAGGATTCTTGCCCACGAACAAAAAACCTCGGCCGAAATTTCTGAATCTAAAAAGTAACAGCGTCGATTTGGAAGCAAAATCGGTTCCGAAACCAGTCACAACTCCGTACTTGGGTCAGACAAGTGTTTGTTCCACACCTCTGACAGAACTGCGGAAGTTTGTACACCAAAATCCGCTCTCAATTTGTCTGGATCCTATTGAAACTGATCTAGTCGATGATAAAGAGACACCTAATGAAGTGGCGTCAGTAACATCGAACAAATTATCTATCAAATCGTCGAGTCAAGGCGATTTAAGCAGTATTAAAGTTGAAACTGATAATGAAGATGACAAACCCAAAAATAATCACTGTAAAACAATAACAGATCCCACGTTTCCAGTATTTAATGCTGATGGGACGGTGGTTTCATCGTCTTTATACAACCAAACTATCATAAACGACTTGGAGACGGCCAAAAACGAACTGTCGAAGAATcaatacaacaacaacaaaagcgAACCGTTCAAAAACTTCGACAGTCTTCCAACAACCATAGAGACGCCCAAAGAAGACGTTATCATTCGGGAGAAACCAGCCAAAACCAATCAAGAAAAGCGAAAATCGCTGACACTGCCACTGAAATCGCTCAGCGAAGATAATACGGACAAACAGGCCTCGCCCTCGTTTACCGGTGGTCGAAAGTTTTCGGGAGGAGTGCAACTCACTCCACTCATGTCCAGATTAAGCATGCTTGCCTTGGAAGAACGGTCTTCCGGCTTCGGCAGCCAGACCACTACACCCGGTGATTTCAGGGGTGTCACGCCGACACAGCAGAACTTCCCGTTCCCGTACAAAAAGGCAAAAGACGCACGAAACGGTAAATGTCAGAGCGACTGTGCGTTGCACAAGTGCGTGTTGTTCGTTTGCGGACAGCAGGACATTGTGCTCACGATGCTACTCAGAGAGGAATGTTGTCAGTCGCCTGAAGTCATCAATAAATTGGTAATAATTCCTAGTCTaccattattttgtttattaaatcaacGTTTTTCAGTGGGAAATATGTACGGAATATCTCGGTAAGCTGGAGAAGCAGCTGCACTTGTGCATGGAGTCGCAGCCAGGTGGCACGACTCACGACAGCGACCCTTACAGTTATCTCATGTTGGATTCCGACTGGGATACTGTACATAGAGGCGGGCCTTGGGGAACTGACACAACTATGCTCAACAGTATTCACCGGGATTTTACTGAAATTCCCAACATAACTGACATGTTAATCaggtacattaattaatattttaaaaaaataattaataaatttgttgtttatgaaACAGGGGGAACGACAGCGTGATTTACGCAAATCACTGCGGCCAAACGGAGGTTTACTATCATGAGACCGCGTCGGCCCAAGGCGGTTTGCCTCCGCCTTCGGATCCCATGGGTCAAGTGCAATTGAAGGCAAGAAGAAGGCTGGAAAGAGACCATGCCATTGTATTGTTGTGAACAATTAATTCATGTTTTTTGTATTCATTTGTGATGTTTGTGGTATGGCTAAAGTTGAGACAaggttattttatagtatatgGGTGTTACTATTTAAAGAAACAGATAAAAGCATCCGTATTTGCATGTTAGTCAAAAActagaatattatttagatttatccTCCCTTTTTGCCATACCATTTCATTGTGATCATGTGAACATTCCATGTATACTGTAGATAAGTGTAAATTATATGAGTTTTAAACTGCAGAATTATAGGAAAGCAGTACTTCTGTAGTTTCAAAGCTTGTAGTATATTAATGTAGGGTAACTGCGTCATTCCGTGCCAAAAagcttatttattacaaatccgATCTCagtgttttacaatttagtgtactaaaaacgtaataaattatcattttgtgaagggatttgtttttttaaccttaatcaaaataaattcagagTAAAactgtacaattttattctacCAAACTAACAATAACAACTTAAATCtgatctattaatttaaaattttggtgttGTTTCTCAgggataatattgaaatatttcttgtagAATTCTGTGCCCTCCCTGAATCCATGGCATCTTTGCACCCATGTGTGATCCCAGTTTAGATCAACTTTCTCACATGTGACCATAACTTTACCGGGAATTATCGCGAACAAGGTTCCATTACGTCCTAAGCCAACCTAAAAATGAATCAGCTGAGGTGGAGAGCCAAAATTGGGTAACATGTTATACATTTAGACCAGGATGAAAACGTAAATTCCTTTGAGTGACTAGAATGTGTCCAGCTTGCACATTATGTCCGTCTTGTACTTTCCATCCTCTGTGTTTCGGTCTTGTCTTAGGGCTGGTGTTTCTAGTACTGCCACTGGTTTTCTTACTGGCATGTCGAACAGCATCTAAAATTGATGTTGATGCAAAAAAGCTAATAATGTAAATGAACATAATTActtgttaatatttctgtCCCC includes these proteins:
- the LOC109599391 gene encoding AH receptor-interacting protein, whose amino-acid sequence is MDTSDSSKALIDKKTLYAGTKAVDFKNGTKVHFHFVTKLCDQDKTVLDDSRKLGDGKPMELVLGKKFKLEVWEVIVQKMALNEVAQFTVDKSLVVQYPFVAKTLRDIHRPEGCRTTHHCAMSLQNQGVGYDDLNAFLSKPSNLEFTIELVKVEQPEDYEKETWQMEVPERIEKIPQLKQQGNEEYRKKNYAKAAEMYATALSILEQLMLNEKPHDVEWDKYNQQKLPILLNYAQCKLNEGDYYSVITHCTDVIKYDKDNVKAYYRRAKAHVGAWNVKEAREDFETVIRLDPKLEMLVQKELNELEEQVKIKDAEDKEKLKNMFT
- the LOC109599384 gene encoding 50S ribosomal protein L27 encodes the protein MNFIVQNAKASFLTGTEILTNAVRHASKKTSGSTRNTSPKTRPKHRGWKVQDGHNVQAGHILVTQRNLRFHPGLNVGLGRNGTLFAIIPGKVMVTCEKVDLNWDHTWVQRCHGFREGTEFYKKYFNIIPEKQHQNFKLIDQI
- the LOC109599390 gene encoding uncharacterized protein LOC109599390 — encoded protein: MAKEVIVIFVYDTEILRNEEDDPASAILYFHPTWVSDQQRTALCGQIIGTTRCIKSIFTSPQIVSLQSGKFYLIENGRYLLVTGTDRNISDWLLEYRAKTLYSLINFFHYDFANLAEIYPNRENMSAKLYTMFETYLKMLIFGGNIFSHIPTLPLPKSASIVFIEAIHILQCCQELNNVLGGTMLYHNKVVATQFSADLTKRIVLTDPYRIKCPAEPVEVNFDLPLGVQLLQVYVTSNEYHSLMAKSSSIFQYLSNKKSIKKNCIKQSSQDQVVSQMKRDQSLLFTMVPEEDTEIANANPEGFLPTNKKPRPKFLNLKSNSVDLEAKSVPKPVTTPYLGQTSVCSTPLTELRKFVHQNPLSICLDPIETDLVDDKETPNEVASVTSNKLSIKSSSQGDLSSIKVETDNEDDKPKNNHCKTITDPTFPVFNADGTVVSSSLYNQTIINDLETAKNELSKNQYNNNKSEPFKNFDSLPTTIETPKEDVIIREKPAKTNQEKRKSLTLPLKSLSEDNTDKQASPSFTGGRKFSGGVQLTPLMSRLSMLALEERSSGFGSQTTTPGDFRGVTPTQQNFPFPYKKAKDARNGKCQSDCALHKCVLFVCGQQDIVLTMLLREECCQSPEVINKLWEICTEYLGKLEKQLHLCMESQPGGTTHDSDPYSYLMLDSDWDTVHRGGPWGTDTTMLNSIHRDFTEIPNITDMLIRGNDSVIYANHCGQTEVYYHETASAQGGLPPPSDPMGQVQLKARRRLERDHAIVLL